The genomic stretch GGAACTGACGGCCTATCACCTATCGAGGTCTGATCCGGAGTTCATTCACCAGGTGGACGTCGATGCATATGGTGCACAACATGCGGGGGACGCAACACGTCCCGTTACGGTAGCATTCGCGCTGATCGGCCTTTACTTGGCGGTCGAGCGTGGTTACACGGGAAGACGGGTACAGCTTGCGCACATGGCTCTGGCGAAGCAGCGAATCGACTGGCCGCGGCTGCACCGGCCGGAGAGGCGAGCATCGTTGACCGTGCAGGACGTGTTGAAAGCCAGGCC from Rubrobacter calidifluminis encodes the following:
- a CDS encoding DUF5946 family protein, with the translated sequence MDRTTVRCPGCGLELPKQNLPVTSRYYASEECWQLYLELTAYHLSRSDPEFIHQVDVDAYGAQHAGDATRPVTVAFALIGLYLAVERGYTGRRVQLAHMALAKQRIDWPRLHRPERRASLTVQDVLKARPGKERDQTLMEWAASVWRVWEEEHEWVRRVSREFLHV